The genomic segment atcatatcatgagaccttacctaacagcttaagttttTGAGTTAAGATGGTTCAttaacatggtattagagccttgataaccaagcggttacgagttcgaatctcaccatctccatttatttgataaaaattaagcacaaagtaTTATGCGTCTGTGCAAGCTTCAAGCctaaagggctttcacttgagggggtgtgttagagaataatataaatcatatcctggaacCTCATCTAACAAcctaagcttttgggttgagatgattcctTGACACTTAggatattatttgttattagatTATATTATAAAACGAATAAACATCAagcatttaaattaatatcaattatattGATTATATAAATTGATAAGTGTTCTTTataagttaatattttaaaatattcataataatttGCGTCCCTTTAATTAAGGCTATAAAGTGGAAAAAAATGTTAGGAAACAGTGAGCaacagatcattttaatgtctACGGGGAAATTACTGCTTTAACCAGAACTGCATTGTATGCAGGAATACTGCGTTATGcttattttttgtgattgagCAACTGTTACTGGACTGAAACAGTTCTAAGAATATATATGCCCAGGGAAGGAGTGCATATAAATTTGCGGTATATGTAATGGAATGTCGTGCTGTTGATTTGTTTCGTGGCGAGTCAATAGATTTAGCGTGCCGATACTTGGGAGACGGAGGCAGTAGCATTAGACATAGGGGAACCAGTGGACGTGGATGTGTCTGCGCGGATTTTCTGAAAGGACTCGATGAGGGCAGGGCTTACTGGTGGTGGTTTTTGCGCCGAAGAACCCTTGCTTTTCAATAAAACAACTACTTCGGACATTGTAGGCCTTAAGGAAGCTGTTGACTGAGTGCACATCAAAGCAATCTCtatgattttcttcatttcttctgTTTCATATTCATCTGGGCTCATGCTTCCATCCACCAATTCCAGATGCATGTCAGCCTCATACAGTCTCCATGCCTATCAAACCACGAGATAACACACGTAAACGAGACAAAACCATGGGAAAGGAAACAAAATGAATAGTGCATTGGTTAACTATAAATTCACCCGTTTGAGGAGGTAGTCCGAGTCAGGATCTTGATTTGCTTGACTGCATTTTTGGCCACTCATGATTTCGAGGACAACAACCCCATAGCTATAGATATCCACTTTCTCAGATAATTGTCCATAAATTGCATATTCAGGTGCTGTGTATCCCCTGATGCAATAAGAAAGCAACGGAGAATCAGGTTATTTTATCATGCTATTAGCAGTTTCTGAAAAGGATCAAAACATGGAGAATGAACCGAGACTTTAGATGTCAAGAGTGTACTGAGTGTGAATGTTCCACCACAAGATGCAGTATTTCTATGATATGAGCAATCTGGTTGTGATAAGCAATATCAATTTCACATGAGCAGGTGCTTATCATAACTTACAGTGTACCAGCAAATTTGGTGGTAAGATGACTCTGAGACTCTGGAAGAAGCCTGGCCAGCCCAAAGTCTGCTATTTTGGGTTGGAAATCATCATCCAAAAGAATATTGCTGGCTTTAATATCTCGATGAATGATGCACAAATGGAAATCCTCGTGTAAATAGGAAAGTCCCCTTGCTGTCCCAAGAATTATATCAAATCGTTGCTTCCAGCTGAGAGAGCCTTTTTTATCACCTGTTTTCCAGAGtaaaacaaaaccctaattttctcAAGATAATTCTTATCAGATATGGTATTTGGTGTAAGCAACTTCTAAGTCGGAAGTCCTAACATGTGATCTCGTCAAATTTACAGGtagccatttttttttgtcatgttttGCTAGGAGCAACTTGTACgcacaaaatttaaattaccaTATAAGAAGTTATCAAGGCTGCTGTTTGCCATGTATTCGTACACGAGAAGTAGTTCTGGTCCATTGCTGCAGCATCCAAGAAGTCGGATGAGATTCCTGTGATGAACATTACTGATGATCTTAACTTCCTTTTCAAACTCCTCCTTTGCCCTGTGAGACTGGCTTATAGCTAGTTTCTTGACAGCAACTACTCTCTCATTCTTTAAAACACCCTGTTTGAAGACACAATAACTAAATATCAGTCAATGATTCAGCTGAAAATCCTATGTGGATCtcgtattttattaattttccatGACAAATAAAGGAGGAGAAGACTagagttttcttcttttcttttttcacactTCACAACCAGTAATTTCTCAGCCATTTTATCTTAAACGATGTAAAATCTTGAATCCGTAACAGTCTAACCTCCGAAGAACAGGACTGTTAtgctaattgttttattattattattattattatttcttgaaATCTGTAATTTCTCTCTACTCCACCTTGTACACTTCACCAAAACCTCCTTCTCCAAGTTTGTATTCCTCACTGAAATTTTTTGTTGCCGATTTCAAATCCTTGAAGCTGTAATTCACTGGACCTCGCAATTCAGTCGCCCCTAAAATGTCACCTTCTacagaaaaaataaagcagAATTTCTTTATAATGTGTAAGCATTAGTGACCCAAAAATGTGGAATTCTCTAACATGGTTAAAAAGAGGAATCATTTCGACATATAGCAGATAActggttaaagaaaaattattcaccATAGTTTTTCACAGTGCTTTACCTCTAGGAACTGCCTTTggttttctatataatttaaacCACAGAAACAGTATTGCAGTAGCAAGTAACAGAAGACATATGCCTCCAACAAGCCCTGCAATAAGGACTTTCTTTTTGCTTGAACTTCCTGCCAGAATATGGGATCAAATATGAGGCTTAAACTTCCTGTAGTCTGTAATACAGGGAGTTATAACATTCGAAATAAGATTTGCCCTCGAATTCTTATAAAAGACAGCAACCTGAGAAATGTTATAGATTTGTCCACAAAACAATGAACCTAAAAAACATACATGTACTAGTCTACCTGATATCTGAGCTTGCACAGTGGCTTTATAATTAGGAAATTATTATCGGATAGTCTGTCAAGGCATCAAGAATTCCATccctatattaaaaatttatagccAATGTGGTCTAAATTCAATCTAGAAggttaattaattgaaaaaactggCATAAAGAGTCCTTCCATACAAAGACAGGCATCTGCGATCAAAGGGCCGAATGGCTAGAAACTAGTAAAACACTAGAAGTCTGGAAATAGAAAGCTTACCATTTCTCAAGAAGGGCTTGAGATCAGTTAGTTGGTTATCTGCAAAGAAAGGCGTGTCTGAATACCTCAAGAAACACCCAACATTGATGGACCTGCCATCAGCATCAGGGAAACATGTCTGCAAGTCAGCATAAGCCACTGTTAAGCAATCTTGGCAACCAGCCTTACTGATGGTTTCAACACATTGTGTCACTCCATAAACCACTGAATTCGCACCAACCACTTCCTTCTTACTTGTTGCAAAGAAACCTGATATCTTCGGCGAGGCAATTTGAAGATCTGATAACAGACTTTCCACACTTGCTTGATAAGCAGGAGATGCAGTTTGATTCCCACAAGCCCCGTAATGACCATCCTGAGTGCTTTGATCGTAGAAACTTGTGCTCTCATACCTCAACGACAACGAAGGCAAAGAACATATATAAGActgactaattaattaattatctctgTTGCGGGGATACATATCCACCTATAAACTCGATAGCCTGTTTCTCAGTTACAAATTTTATGCTTGTTAATAGGTGAGTTGTCAATTTTTGTTTGAGTTAATACTTGATTTCTCGTATTTGTTTTGCGCCTGTACGTTATTAGAAAGGCAAAGTCTAAATATTAAGTTCATAAATCCATTCCTAACTTGGTCAATTACAATTCTCAGTTGCAAAAGTATAAACACGACCTCAAAAATTTGTGAAAAATTAAAGCACGAGTCAGTACCTGAGGAAGCAGCCATCATAGATAACTCGAGCGCCGTTGATGCCGGCAGAGCAGTTGCGGATTTGTCTAGCAGCAATAGCGAAGCACGCGACACAATCTGCCGTTGACAAGTATTTCCTGCACTGAACCATGGCGAAGACTGGTGCTgtaccccttgcttgctctgcagttgcaaaatatttactgcTGTTCAGTTGTGCTCCAAGATCCAACAGTGTAGCATTGAGGTTATTTGTGAATTCCGGAACATCGTCAACCTTGTACTGACTGCAACCTGCACTTAGCAGATTGGCTTGTGGGTCTGAAAAAGCCCCCATGATCGCCACCATCCACCACGCCACTATAAACAACATATAGAATTTGGACTGTGTCTCTTACTCTATCTCCATCCCCCAGTGATTGAAGGAGAAATTCGATGCCAAGCTAAtcaatatagtttaaaatcgctagcttgttaaaatattttcatcctGGCGCCAGATAGTACAGATGCATGAATATCACTTTACTGACCAGACCTAAAACAAAACACTGGTTTCTCGAAAATCTTCTGGACCGTAGACAACCTCAGCACGAGCCACATGGAGGTAAAAGTGGGTAATTGCCcactgaatttttaaaaaaatattttttatattagaatattaatttaacaacaTGGTGAGGGTTCCCAAAGTTATTATTGTTGACTTGtttcttaatataatatataatatatgtcCCTTACTCCagttcatttcttatttttccaaatttttctctcttttttttccattaattatcCGAGAACCtttctactatttttttaagctaCGGTTCCCTGCCTCTCTCCTTTatataaatttctcttcaaatcCATCTAAAAAATAACCTCAGTAAAATTTCttctagttattaaaaatattaagatttatgataatttaaagattttaatatatataatattttaaatcaattaaaagtaaatagtaGTTGACTAGACTGTAAGATTTTGAACAatagatattaatttgattgttttaaattaattaaaagttatatcattttcaattaaattagttACGGTATGAAACTAAACTTTTCCACAAAATGAACAAGCAAACATTCTAATAAAGATTGACATttgcaaaattaaaattgtttttgtttgaaattgatcCTTTTTATGATGTTAATTTCCTTGTGCCTTCTTGTGAAATAATTaggataaataattaaataattcatattttatttggttttttctctttttttttcgtcaaacaatttgtgttttattataGAAGAATTAACATGTGCGTGCAAGCCTGATTTTAATCAGTgcaggttggtttttttttaaaagagaaaagaaaaaaaatatttttttgtttttaaaaatggttTGTCATGATAGGATGGAAGATAAATGGATGAATGACAGTTTAGTTGTATATATTAAGAAAGATATCTTCGATAATATTGATAATGAAGTTATTATGAAGtggtttcaaaatataaaaactccaaaagaacaattataatgtaagtttttttattttaaaagtatttttaaattaattttgcttgataTGAGTTAGTATATATGTTTCGAATTGATTTCTAATCATGTGTCTATATAATATagtatttgttagtaatttatctcctcatttaaaaaatcatggctTCGCCATTGACACATAGAATTGCATCTAACAACAATTTACCTTCTTATAAAGATATAAAGAATAGAAGGCAAAATAGCATCTAACatctataaaatttcttttgatttgttaaataAGAGTGTcgaaaaaatcacatttttattgtgtttgccCTGTTTTCTTATGCATAGATTAATAACTTTGTAAATGATGTACTATGAAATGGTGTGACAAAGTTGcctttcaatttaatattagcCATCAATTATATCTTACATAACAAAGATATTGTtggtttttacgttttaaaaatatttttttaaaaaaaaattattttacctttatttcaaattaatatgttttttagatattttgatgtattgatgtaaaaaataatttttttaaaaaatatattattttaataaatttttaaataaaaaatatttaaaaaaataattattctcacACTTTCAAAACTGTCAAAGACACTGTTTCCTGAAGAAACTTTAGATGGGCCACATTACTGATCAGCCTTTGCAAACATTAGTGCAGCAATGCATAGGATGATTTATTTGACTCTGGAGGGTAGGTTACAACTTACTTTATGagtgataaataatttttaaaaaatatttttttatttataaatatattaaaataatatttttttaaaaaaattaatatatacacatcaaaactatctaaaaatattaaaaattttaattttaataaaaaaacaatttacaccACAGCCCTGTAGAGTTATATTAAATaggaattgataaaataaagggATTGGAAGGAATTCTTTAAATGTttgatttgacatgcaattaCTTGAAAAATGGATTTGGCCTTTGGGAAGGTAGGTTagaaataagaataataaaatattatcaagtaGTCAAAAGGAAGGAACTGTGGGGGCATGGACATCGTGGTACTTCTAATTTCAAGGCGGCCGTTTCTTTATTAGTCAATTAATTAGTTCAAGTTTAATAATCGAGTCtaaaaatttttattctaaaaaaaattatataattattaattttaaaatatataaaattagttaaaatatggGTAAGTGGTTTGAAAATCACtccatattaatctaaaaaagttaattagttAAGTTTACGATTAATCAAAATGTTAGAAGTTACACAGTTGCCTACAGGGCTTGAGTTTTGCTCTCGTCGGTGTAAAGTTTACCTCTTCCGGTGATATTTAATGCAGCTTTTCagaaattataagaataaaaactaaactcCAGACGCTCTGAAAAGATGCCGCCATTTCTACAGTCCTCCACTGTTGTGTTGTGCGCTGTTTGGTATTGCAATAGTTATTGTggttgtagtttgaaaaaaattgttttataaaaaataattttaattgagattgatttgaaaaaatagatgtttggttaaaactgtggttgaaattaaggtttaacaaaaagtagtttaatgtggtTGGtgaagaatgcttttgaaattgaagttataaaataattttaaaaaatatatattaatatttatggtttataatttaaatattgtagatttaactattactaTAACATcgtgaaataaatcatactttatatatatatatatatatatatatatattcattaaactatctacaattctattACATATAAAATTCATCCAACAAGAAATAtagtttccatgattttttgagcgttcaataaaattaggtaaaatattatcaggaataaaattgagattacagtacgaataaatttaatttaccttaaactatttttttttaatattaattgatttttcaaagaaaaaaatattttttaaaaaaaaattgtccacTTTAGTGAACAGTGTACTCGCACTGTTCACTAAAGTG from the Populus nigra chromosome 1, ddPopNigr1.1, whole genome shotgun sequence genome contains:
- the LOC133703439 gene encoding cold-responsive protein kinase 1-like isoform X2, which translates into the protein MLFIVAWWMVAIMGAFSDPQANLLSAGCSQYKVDDVPEFTNNLNATLLDLGAQLNSSKYFATAEQARGTAPVFAMVQCRKYLSTADCVACFAIAARQIRNCSAGINGARVIYDGCFLRYESTSFYDQSTQDGHYGACGNQTASPAYQASVESLLSDLQIASPKISGFFATSKKEVVGANSVVYGVTQCVETISKAGCQDCLTVAYADLQTCFPDADGRSINVGCFLRYSDTPFFADNQLTDLKPFLRNGSSSKKKVLIAGLVGGICLLLLATAILFLWFKLYRKPKAVPRGDILGATELRGPVNYSFKDLKSATKNFSEEYKLGEGGFGEVYKGVLKNERVVAVKKLAISQSHRAKEEFEKEVKIISNVHHRNLIRLLGCCSNGPELLLVYEYMANSSLDNFLYGDKKGSLSWKQRFDIILGTARGLSYLHEDFHLCIIHRDIKASNILLDDDFQPKIADFGLARLLPESQSHLTTKFAGTLGYTAPEYAIYGQLSEKVDIYSYGVVVLEIMSGQKCSQANQDPDSDYLLKRAWRLYEADMHLELVDGSMSPDEYETEEMKKIIEIALMCTQSTASLRPTMSEVVVLLKSKGSSAQKPPPVSPALIESFQKIRADTSTSTGSPMSNATASVSQVSAR
- the LOC133703439 gene encoding cold-responsive protein kinase 1-like isoform X1, with product MLFIVAWWMVAIMGAFSDPQANLLSAGCSQYKVDDVPEFTNNLNATLLDLGAQLNSSKYFATAEQARGTAPVFAMVQCRKYLSTADCVACFAIAARQIRNCSAGINGARVIYDGCFLRYESTSFYDQSTQDGHYGACGNQTASPAYQASVESLLSDLQIASPKISGFFATSKKEVVGANSVVYGVTQCVETISKAGCQDCLTVAYADLQTCFPDADGRSINVGCFLRYSDTPFFADNQLTDLKPFLRNGSSSKKKVLIAGLVGGICLLLLATAILFLWFKLYRKPKAVPREGDILGATELRGPVNYSFKDLKSATKNFSEEYKLGEGGFGEVYKGVLKNERVVAVKKLAISQSHRAKEEFEKEVKIISNVHHRNLIRLLGCCSNGPELLLVYEYMANSSLDNFLYGDKKGSLSWKQRFDIILGTARGLSYLHEDFHLCIIHRDIKASNILLDDDFQPKIADFGLARLLPESQSHLTTKFAGTLGYTAPEYAIYGQLSEKVDIYSYGVVVLEIMSGQKCSQANQDPDSDYLLKRAWRLYEADMHLELVDGSMSPDEYETEEMKKIIEIALMCTQSTASLRPTMSEVVVLLKSKGSSAQKPPPVSPALIESFQKIRADTSTSTGSPMSNATASVSQVSAR